In Schlegelella aquatica, one DNA window encodes the following:
- a CDS encoding electron transfer flavoprotein-ubiquinone oxidoreductase has product MTPQEILEQYGPRESMEYDVVIVGAGPAGLATAIRLKQLNSDISVVVLEKGSEPGAHILSGAIMDPRALNELFPNWKELGAPLTQPVAEDKFLFLDETGAKATPDFFLPDCFKNHGNYILSLGNFVKWLAQQAESLGVEIFPGFPAAEVLYDEQGRVKGVATGNLGIGKDGQPTENFQLGMELLGKYTIFAEGARGHLGRQLIAKFKLDEGRDPQSYGIGIKELWEIDPSKHKPGLVIHTAGWPLDPDTYGGSFMYHDADNKVEIGFVVGLDYSNPWLSPFEEFQRWKTHPEIRKYLEGGKRLSYGARAITAGGLLSLPKTVFPGGALVGCDAGYLNASRIKGSHAAIKTGMLCAEALAEALAAGRQLDELTAYPEAFEKSWLYAELLQAKNFKQWFKKGRTVATVMTGVEQWLLPKLGIKNPPWTLHRDKPDHAYLKPASECRQITYPKPDGTLTFDRLSSVFISNTNHEENQPPHLTLKDPTVPVRINLAQYAGPESRYCPAGVYEFVKGEDGSDRLQINAQNCVHCKTCDIKDPTQNIVWVTPEGGGGPNYAGM; this is encoded by the coding sequence GCGGGCCTCGCCACCGCGATCCGGCTGAAGCAGCTCAACAGCGACATCTCGGTCGTCGTGCTCGAAAAGGGCTCGGAGCCCGGGGCGCACATCCTGTCCGGCGCGATCATGGATCCGCGTGCACTGAACGAGTTGTTCCCGAACTGGAAGGAGCTGGGCGCCCCGCTGACCCAACCGGTGGCCGAGGACAAGTTCTTGTTCCTCGACGAGACGGGCGCGAAAGCCACGCCGGACTTCTTCCTGCCGGACTGCTTCAAGAACCACGGCAACTACATCTTGAGCCTCGGCAACTTCGTCAAGTGGCTGGCGCAGCAGGCGGAATCGCTCGGGGTGGAGATCTTCCCCGGATTTCCGGCGGCCGAGGTGCTGTACGACGAGCAGGGGCGGGTCAAGGGCGTGGCCACCGGCAACCTGGGCATCGGCAAGGACGGGCAGCCGACCGAGAACTTCCAGCTCGGCATGGAGCTGCTCGGCAAGTACACCATCTTCGCCGAGGGCGCCCGCGGGCACCTGGGCCGCCAGCTGATCGCCAAGTTCAAGCTCGACGAAGGGCGTGACCCGCAGAGCTACGGCATCGGCATCAAGGAGCTGTGGGAGATCGACCCGAGCAAGCACAAGCCGGGCCTGGTGATCCACACCGCCGGCTGGCCCCTCGACCCGGACACCTACGGCGGCTCGTTCATGTATCACGACGCGGACAACAAGGTCGAAATCGGCTTCGTCGTGGGCCTGGACTACAGCAACCCGTGGCTGAGCCCGTTCGAGGAGTTCCAGCGCTGGAAGACGCACCCCGAGATCCGCAAGTACCTCGAAGGCGGCAAGCGCCTGTCCTACGGGGCGCGGGCGATCACGGCGGGGGGGCTGCTGAGCCTGCCGAAGACCGTATTCCCCGGCGGCGCGCTGGTGGGCTGCGACGCCGGCTACCTGAATGCCTCGCGGATCAAGGGCAGCCATGCGGCGATCAAGACCGGCATGCTGTGCGCCGAGGCGCTGGCCGAGGCGCTGGCCGCCGGCCGCCAGCTCGACGAGCTGACGGCCTACCCCGAAGCCTTCGAAAAGAGCTGGCTGTACGCCGAGCTGCTGCAGGCCAAGAACTTCAAGCAGTGGTTCAAGAAGGGCCGCACGGTGGCCACCGTGATGACGGGCGTCGAGCAGTGGCTGCTGCCCAAGCTGGGCATCAAGAACCCGCCCTGGACGCTGCATCGCGACAAGCCGGACCACGCCTACCTGAAGCCGGCCTCGGAGTGCCGGCAGATCACGTACCCCAAGCCCGATGGCACGCTGACCTTCGACCGGCTGAGTTCGGTGTTCATCAGCAACACCAACCATGAGGAGAACCAGCCGCCGCACCTGACGCTGAAGGACCCGACGGTACCGGTGCGCATCAATCTGGCCCAGTACGCGGGGCCGGAAAGCCGCTACTGCCCGGCCGGCGTGTACGAGTTCGTCAAGGGCGAGGACGGCAGCGACCGCTTGCAGATCAACGCGCAGAACTGCGTCCACTGCAAGACCTGCGACATCAAGGACCCGACCCAGAACATCGTGTGGGTGACGCCCGAAGGTGGCGGGGGCCCGAACTACGCGGGCATGTGA
- the gcvP gene encoding aminomethyl-transferring glycine dehydrogenase: MLMHAPTPLADLEAHDDFVERHIGITPADEERMLSTIGAASRQALIDSVVPGAIRRLQGMQLPAPASEAEALRELKGIAQRNRLLKSFIGQGYHGTHTPGVILRNVLENPAWYTAYTPYQAEISQGRMEALVNFQTMVCDLTGLAIANASLLDEATAAAEAMTLAARVGKSKSTTFFVAEDVLPQTLEVVRTRAEPLGLTVVCGPADAAAQTDCFAALFQYPGVTGEVRDLRPLIEAVHARAGLAIVAADLLALTLLTPPGEMGADIAIGTTQRFGMPMGNGGPHAAYMACRDEHKRSLPGRLVGVSVDSQGQPAYRLALQTREQHIRREKATSNICTAQVLPAVVASMYAVYHGPHGLKRIAERVASYTAVLAEGLKALGWSLVHETAFDTITVRTGHKTEPLLLDAVGRGMNLRRASHDAIGITLDETTTREDLLALWQVFAEVTAHGQPLPGFERFETGIKDLLPESLRRTSAYLTHPVFNRYHSETEMLRYLRSLSDKDLALDRTMIPLGSCTMKLNATSEMIPITWPEFAHVHPYAPRDQLAGYELLDQQLQQWLCQATGYAGISLQPNAGSQGEYAGLLAIRAYHRARGEGHRNVCLIPESAHGTNPASAQMVGMQVVVTKCDRDGNVDLQDLAAKCEQYGDRLAAVMITYPSTHGVFEAEVKELCALVHRHGGRVYVDGANMNALVGIAAPGEFGGDVSHLNLHKTFCIPHGGGGPGVGPVCVVEDLVPYLPGHRTAGVGQDGPVGAVSAAPLGNAAVLPISWMYIRMMGAEGLRRATETAILNANYIAARLAPHYPVLYHGGKDIHGGGVAHECILDLRPLKDTSGVTAEDVAKRLIDYGFHAPTLSFPVAGTLMVEPTESESLAELDRFCEAMIAIREEIRRIEQGQWPQDDNPLKNAPHTAESLLKDPWTHPYTREQAAYPVPSLRRQKYWAPVGRVDNVYGDRNLFCACVPVAEYR, translated from the coding sequence ATGTTGATGCACGCCCCCACCCCGCTCGCCGACCTCGAGGCTCACGACGACTTTGTCGAGCGCCATATCGGCATCACCCCCGCCGACGAGGAGCGCATGCTCTCGACGATCGGCGCCGCCTCGCGCCAGGCTTTGATCGATAGCGTCGTACCGGGCGCGATCCGTCGCCTGCAGGGCATGCAGCTGCCGGCCCCGGCCTCCGAAGCGGAGGCCTTGCGCGAGCTGAAGGGCATCGCGCAGCGCAACCGGTTGCTCAAGAGCTTCATCGGTCAGGGTTACCACGGCACGCACACGCCTGGCGTCATCCTGCGCAACGTGTTGGAGAACCCCGCCTGGTACACCGCCTACACGCCGTACCAAGCCGAGATCTCGCAAGGCCGGATGGAGGCGTTGGTCAACTTCCAGACCATGGTGTGCGACCTCACGGGGCTGGCGATCGCCAACGCCTCGCTGCTCGACGAAGCCACCGCCGCGGCCGAGGCGATGACGCTCGCGGCACGGGTCGGCAAGTCCAAGAGCACCACCTTCTTCGTGGCCGAGGACGTGCTGCCGCAGACGCTGGAGGTGGTGCGCACGCGCGCCGAGCCGCTCGGGCTGACCGTGGTGTGCGGCCCGGCCGATGCAGCAGCGCAGACGGACTGCTTCGCGGCCCTGTTCCAGTACCCGGGCGTCACGGGTGAAGTGCGCGACCTGCGTCCGCTGATCGAGGCGGTGCATGCCCGGGCAGGGCTGGCCATCGTGGCGGCCGACCTGCTCGCGCTGACGCTGCTCACCCCGCCCGGTGAGATGGGCGCCGACATCGCCATCGGCACGACCCAGCGGTTCGGCATGCCGATGGGCAACGGGGGACCGCACGCGGCCTACATGGCCTGCCGGGACGAGCACAAGCGCTCGCTGCCGGGCCGCCTGGTCGGCGTCAGCGTGGACAGCCAGGGGCAACCGGCGTACCGGCTGGCGTTGCAAACGCGCGAGCAGCACATCCGCCGCGAGAAGGCGACGTCCAACATCTGCACGGCGCAGGTGCTGCCTGCCGTGGTGGCCAGCATGTACGCGGTGTATCACGGGCCGCACGGCCTCAAGCGCATCGCCGAGCGGGTGGCGAGCTACACGGCCGTGCTGGCCGAAGGGCTGAAGGCGTTGGGCTGGAGCCTGGTGCACGAGACGGCCTTCGACACCATCACGGTGCGCACCGGCCACAAGACGGAGCCCCTGCTGCTCGACGCCGTAGGGCGCGGCATGAACCTGCGGCGCGCCTCCCACGACGCCATCGGCATCACGCTGGACGAGACCACCACCCGCGAGGACCTGCTGGCGCTGTGGCAGGTGTTCGCCGAGGTGACGGCGCACGGGCAGCCGCTGCCGGGGTTCGAGCGGTTCGAGACGGGCATCAAGGACCTACTGCCCGAGAGCCTGCGGCGCACGAGCGCCTACCTCACGCACCCGGTGTTCAACCGTTACCACTCGGAGACGGAGATGCTGCGCTACCTGCGCTCGCTCTCCGACAAGGACTTGGCGCTGGACCGCACGATGATCCCTCTGGGCTCGTGCACCATGAAGCTGAACGCCACGAGCGAGATGATCCCGATCACGTGGCCCGAGTTCGCCCACGTGCACCCCTATGCGCCGCGGGACCAGTTGGCGGGGTACGAGCTGCTGGATCAGCAACTGCAGCAGTGGCTGTGCCAGGCCACGGGTTACGCCGGCATCTCGCTGCAACCCAATGCGGGATCCCAGGGGGAGTACGCCGGCCTGCTCGCCATCCGCGCGTACCACCGTGCGCGCGGCGAAGGCCACCGCAACGTGTGCCTGATCCCCGAATCCGCCCATGGAACGAACCCGGCCAGCGCGCAGATGGTGGGCATGCAGGTCGTGGTCACCAAGTGCGACCGCGACGGGAACGTGGATCTGCAGGATCTGGCCGCGAAGTGCGAGCAGTACGGCGACCGGCTGGCGGCGGTGATGATCACCTACCCCTCCACGCACGGCGTGTTCGAGGCCGAGGTGAAGGAGCTGTGCGCGCTGGTGCACCGCCATGGCGGGCGGGTGTACGTGGACGGCGCGAACATGAACGCGCTGGTGGGCATCGCGGCGCCGGGCGAATTCGGCGGCGACGTCTCGCACCTGAACCTGCACAAGACCTTCTGCATCCCTCACGGCGGCGGTGGCCCCGGCGTGGGCCCGGTGTGCGTGGTCGAGGACCTCGTGCCCTACCTGCCCGGTCACCGCACCGCGGGCGTGGGGCAGGACGGCCCGGTGGGCGCGGTGAGCGCGGCGCCGCTCGGCAATGCCGCGGTACTGCCGATCTCGTGGATGTACATCCGCATGATGGGGGCCGAGGGCCTGCGCCGCGCGACGGAAACCGCCATCCTCAACGCGAACTACATCGCCGCGCGGCTCGCGCCGCACTACCCGGTGCTCTACCACGGTGGCAAGGACATCCACGGCGGCGGGGTGGCGCACGAGTGCATCCTCGACCTGCGCCCGCTGAAGGACACGAGCGGCGTGACGGCCGAGGACGTAGCCAAGCGCCTGATCGACTACGGCTTCCACGCGCCGACCCTCAGCTTCCCGGTGGCCGGCACGCTGATGGTGGAGCCGACCGAGAGCGAGTCGCTCGCGGAGCTGGACCGTTTCTGCGAGGCGATGATCGCCATCCGCGAGGAGATCCGTCGCATCGAACAGGGCCAGTGGCCCCAGGACGACAACCCGCTGAAGAACGCGCCTCACACGGCCGAGTCCTTGCTGAAGGACCCGTGGACCCACCCCTACACGCGCGAGCAGGCAGCCTATCCGGTGCCCTCGCTGCGGCGTCAGAAATACTGGGCGCCGGTCGGGCGTGTCGACAATGTGTACGGCGACCGCAACCTGTTTTGCGCGTGCGTGCCGGTCGCCGAGTACCGATAA
- the gcvT gene encoding glycine cleavage system aminomethyltransferase GcvT, with protein sequence MSANELLKTPLYALHLELGARMVPFAGYEMPVQYPAGIIAEHRHCRASAALFDVSHMGQVRLVGDDAARALESLVPVDVVDLPVGKQRYGFFTNASGGILDDLMIARREDDLLLVVNAACKTADLAHLNTHIGHRCRIELLADRALLALQGPKAADALARLTPGVARLSFMGGGWFELAGSQCFVTRSGYTGEDGFEISVPAADAEGLARALLQQPEVQPAGLGARDTLRLEAGLCLYGHDIDTQTTPVEAGLGWAIQKVRRAGGARAGGYPGAHVIDAQFAHGPTHKRVGLVGLERAPVREGAQLLDAHGHPAGRVTSGTLGPTANEPIAMGYLPVNHAAPGGIVHAVVRDKKLPMRVVPMPFVPHRYHRG encoded by the coding sequence ATGTCCGCCAACGAATTGCTCAAGACGCCGCTGTATGCGCTGCACTTGGAACTGGGTGCGCGCATGGTTCCCTTCGCCGGCTACGAGATGCCGGTGCAGTACCCAGCGGGCATCATCGCCGAGCACCGTCACTGCCGCGCGTCCGCGGCGCTGTTCGACGTGTCGCACATGGGGCAGGTGCGGCTGGTGGGCGACGATGCCGCCCGGGCGCTGGAGTCGCTCGTACCGGTGGATGTGGTGGACCTGCCGGTGGGCAAGCAACGCTATGGCTTCTTCACCAACGCCAGCGGCGGCATCCTGGACGACCTGATGATCGCCCGCCGCGAGGACGACCTGCTCTTGGTCGTCAACGCAGCCTGCAAGACCGCTGACCTCGCGCATCTGAACACCCACATCGGGCATCGATGCCGCATCGAGCTCCTGGCGGACCGTGCCCTGCTCGCCCTCCAGGGGCCGAAAGCGGCCGATGCGCTGGCGCGCTTGACCCCGGGCGTGGCGCGGCTCTCGTTCATGGGCGGGGGCTGGTTCGAGCTGGCGGGCAGCCAGTGCTTCGTCACCCGCTCCGGCTACACCGGAGAGGATGGTTTCGAAATCTCCGTCCCGGCGGCCGATGCCGAAGGCCTGGCGCGCGCGCTGCTTCAGCAACCGGAAGTGCAGCCCGCCGGTCTCGGCGCCCGGGACACGTTGCGGCTGGAGGCGGGCTTGTGCCTGTACGGGCACGATATCGACACCCAGACCACACCCGTGGAAGCGGGCCTGGGCTGGGCCATCCAGAAAGTGCGGCGAGCCGGTGGCGCGCGCGCGGGCGGCTATCCAGGAGCTCATGTGATCGACGCGCAGTTCGCCCACGGGCCGACGCACAAGCGAGTCGGCCTCGTGGGCCTGGAACGCGCGCCGGTGCGCGAGGGGGCCCAGCTGCTGGATGCGCACGGGCATCCTGCCGGCCGGGTGACGAGCGGCACCCTGGGGCCGACCGCCAACGAGCCGATCGCGATGGGTTACCTGCCCGTCAACCATGCCGCGCCGGGTGGCATCGTGCACGCCGTGGTGCGCGACAAGAAGCTGCCGATGCGCGTGGTGCCGATGCCTTTCGTGCCCCATCGCTACCACCGCGGCTGA
- the gcvH gene encoding glycine cleavage system protein GcvH gives MSIKYTADHEWVSIGDADVVTVGITHHAQDALGDVVFVDLPAVGTQLKQKDVAGVVESVKAAADVYAPVSGEVVEVNEALRADPSLANSDPLGQGWFFKVRLADRTELDGLMDKTAYDDLVKNS, from the coding sequence ATGAGCATCAAGTACACCGCAGACCACGAATGGGTCTCGATCGGCGACGCGGACGTCGTGACGGTCGGCATCACTCACCACGCCCAGGACGCCTTGGGCGACGTGGTGTTCGTGGATCTGCCCGCCGTCGGTACGCAGCTCAAGCAGAAGGACGTGGCCGGGGTGGTCGAATCGGTCAAGGCGGCGGCCGACGTGTACGCGCCGGTCAGCGGCGAAGTGGTCGAGGTGAACGAGGCACTGCGCGCCGATCCCTCGCTCGCCAACAGCGACCCGTTGGGCCAAGGCTGGTTCTTCAAGGTCCGCCTGGCCGACCGCACGGAGCTGGACGGCTTGATGGACAAGACCGCGTACGACGACCTCGTCAAGAACAGCTGA